The stretch of DNA TTCGACCTCCATGCCACGCTGGATTGCGGCCAGACATTCAGTTGGGAATGTCTTCCGGACCGGACATGGCAAGGCTGGATCCACGGCATCCCATGCCTGATCCGGCAATGCGGAGATGAACTGGAAATTGAGGGGACCATAGACCCTGGGGTCGTGCGGTCGTATTTCGCACTCGATGATTCTTGGGCCTCCTGGATGGAACTCCTACCGGCAGACCCGGTGGTCCGCGCGGCAGCAGAAGCCTGCCGCGGTCTGCGCTGCATCCAGGACCCCTGGTGGGAATGCACCGCCAATTTTATCTGTTCGTCCCTCAAACAAATCCCTCAAATCCGCCGCATCCACCGGGCCCTGCGCGCCGCCTATTCGCCGGGAATTCCAGTCTGGCCGGGGGCCCCCTTCCCCGGACCGGCCACCATCGCCACCGCCCCCGAATCCATCCTGCGCGCGGCCGGTTTGGGTTACCGGGCCCGCCACCTCCACCGTGCCGCCACCCACCTCACGGAAAAGGGCTTTGACTTTGCTTCCACTGCCGGAATGCCCATCGAAGTCGCGGCCCGGAAGTTGTGCGAACTCCCCGGCGTCGGCGACAAGGTGGCGCATTGCATCCTGCTTTATGCGGGAAGACGTTACGACGCCTTCCCACTGGATGTCTGGATGATCCGTTTAATCCGGCAACACTACCGCCGGCCGGGACGACGATTGAACCGCATGGCCGATCTGCATCGCTTCGCCCTCCGCCATCTGGGACCCCACCGGGGCTTGGCCCAACTTTACCTCTTCCATGACGGTCGCAGTCGTTCCATCCGGCAACGCGCCCATGAACGCCCTCGGGCCCAGTCCTTGTGAACGGAAAAACACGCCCCCACACCTATTGATGCACCCCGCCGTGAAACACTCGGAAGATCATGGAGGCCGACCGGGATGGTCTGAAATGCCGAATGAGTCGGCAACTGCAAGGCCCTTTTCCAAAAGGGTTTGCAGCAGGGTGCGGATCCCAGGCCTTATTGCCATGCGAGATAAGCTGGCTAAACCCTCCTGCCAGAAGAGGATGTGAACCCTTGACCTGCAACCTTGCTGACCATAGGTTGAGACGCATGAAGCGCGTCTTTTCCGCCCTGCTCCTTGCGGGGGCCTTGGCCTGTCCGGTTGAGGCCGCTCTGGTTTGGCGACCCGGTGAAGGCTGGGTGAACGAAAGCAGCGGCGAAACCCTGGCCGCGAGCGACGCCAAGGCCGCGCTGCAGATGTCCCGCGATTTTGAATCCAAGGAAGCTTGGAAAGATGCGCTCGCCGGATACCGCACCATCATCCGCCGGTGGCCCCTCTCCTCCGCCGCAGGCGAAGCCCAATTCAAAGCCGGCCTCATGCAGGAAAAGATGGGGGACTTCTGGAACGCGAACAAATCTTACCAGGAAGTGGTTAAGAAATACGCCGGCAGCCAATACTTCGATTTGGCCATTGAGCGCCAATACAACATCGGCAACCTCTTCCTGGCCGGTGAACCCCAACGCATCTGGAAAATCCCCCTCTTCCCCTCGATGGAAAAAACCATCCAGATTTTCCAGGGCGTGATCAAGAACGCCCCCTATGGAAAATACGCGCCGGCCTCGCAGTTCAAGATCGGCCTGGCCAATGAACAGCAAAAGAAATGGACCGCAGCCATCGATGCCTATAACAAGCTCCTCGACCGCTACCCCAAGAGCGACTACGCCGACGATGCCCAATACCAGATCGGTTACGCGTGGTACCAGGCCTCCAGCCAACCGGAATACGACCAGAGTGCGGCCCAGAAATCCATCGAAGCCTTCCAGGATTTCAGCGTTCGCTTCCCCAACAGCGAAAAGGCCGCCCAAGCCCGCGAGTATGTCCAAGAATTGAGCGAACGCCGCATCAAGGGCTCCATCAATATCGCTCGTTTTTACGAGCAACAAAAAAACTACAAAGCGGCGATCATCTATTACGGAGAAGTGGTGCAGCAAAACCCGGACTCGCCCGACGCCACCGAAGCCAAGCAAAAGATGGAAGCGCTGCGCTCCAAAGTGGAAAAAGCCTCCCGCCCTGGACAAGCCCCCTCAGAAGCAGATGTGCCACCCCCCATCGATTCCAAACAACCCCCCATCGAAGACGCCCCGCCCTTATGAAACGCCCCACCACCACCTTTGGCATCTGGATCGCCTCAGTCGTATTGATTCCCCTCCTCACTCTGTCGGGATGTTCCGGCTACCGGTTGGGCAATGTGCCCTACAAGGAAATGGAAGGCGTCCGCAGCATTTACGTGCCCACGGTCAAAAACAAAACCCTCGAACCCAGCCTGCAGATCGCGGCCACCAACGCCATCCTGCGCGCCATCGACAACGACGGCACCTACCATTCCGCCCGCTCATCCGCGGCTGACGCCACCCTGGAAGTCACCCTGTCCCAATTCTCACGCAAGCCCATACGCTCCAACCGGGAAAACCTCACCACCACCATCCAATACCGCCTGACCATCGTCGCCACCGGCACGCTCACCAACCACCGGACCGGTCAAAAGGTCTTTTCCGAACTGACCGCCACGGGGGAGACCGATTTCTTCGTGCAGGACGACCTCCAAGAGAGCGAACGCCAGGCCGCCCCGACCGCGCTGGATCAAATGGCGCAGCGGTTGGTCAACCAAATCACCGAAGGCTGGTAATTCCCGGGGACCCCCACACCGGGAACAGTCCGAAGGCCGGGAGAATGCGGGCGTGAAGTTCCTCAAAGCCCTGCTCGCTTGTCTGCTGCTGCCCTGCTTCCATGCCCTCTTTTCCTTTGCCAGGGAAATCGCGCTGGCTGTCGATGTATCCCGTGTGCCCTGGATACCCTTGGCGGTTTTCTTCCTTGGCATGAGTGCCTGGTGCCTGGTTTTTTTTCTTTTTCCCAGACCGACCTGGTTCTACGTCCTCGGACATGAAATCACCCACGCCGTCGCCGTGGTGGCCAGCGGAGGCCGCGTCAGCGGTTTCAAAGTCCGGTCCGACGGCGGCCATGTGGTGGCCGACCGGACCTCATGCTTCATTGCCCTCAGCCCCTACTTGATCCCTTTTTACCCCATTGTCTTGGGCGTGATCTGGGCTCTGGTCGTCCATTTCCTGCCAGATTGGCAGCGTTACACCATCCTCTTCCTCCCCTTTTGGGGGGCCAGCTGGGGATTCCACTTCACGTTCACCGGCAGTCTGCTCAAAAGCGGCCAATCAGACTTCGAGAGCCAGGGCTATTTTTTCAGCTGGGTGATCATCCTGCTGGGCAATCTGGGCTTCCTCGTTTGTATGGCCTACTTCTGGACCCAACCCTTCCCCCTGCCGGAGGCCCTCGCCCTTCTGGCCCGCTCCCTGTTGAATTCGTATGAATTGTGCGGGCAGGTATTGCAGGACTGGAAAGACATGATTAACTGATGCGCGCATGGAAACCGTGGATATTCGTCCGAAAACCATCCTGGGCAGCCTGCGGGCCTGCAGCCGGGCGGAGGTGTTCCGGGAAATGGTTGACCATCTGGTTGAAACCAAGCTCCTTCCCCAAGACCTGCGCGAGCCCGTGATCCAGGCGCTGGAAATTCGCGAACAGAAACTGACCACCGCCATCGGCAACTCCCTGGCCCTGCCGCATGCCTCCATCCCCCACCTGCCCACCAGTGTCACTGCTCTGGCCCGTTCCGTCGAAGGCATCGATTGCCAGGCCCCCGATGGCCGCCCCGTCCACCTTTTTTATCTCGTCTTGGTGCCGACAGAGGACTATGCGGTCCACTTGCGCACCGTGGCCGCAGTCACCCGGTTCTTCCGTGACCCGGGCATCTTCGAGAAACTCCATGCCTGCGGGAACGACCAAGAATTGATGGCCGTCTTCAGCTGAGTCTTTCCCTTCCCGGAGTGGTCCCCACGCCATCCTTGAAGCCCGGGCGCCTGGCCGCTATGGTGCATCCGCCATGGCTTCTGTTTCCCTGCTTGCCACCCTAGAGGAACTCCTCACCGTCTGGGTCGGACGACACGCCCCGGCTTGCGGCAAAGGTCCCTGGGTCAAGGCCTGCCAGGATGAACGATTCGGGCATTTCCAAACCAACCTGGCCATGGTGGCCGGCAAATCCCTCGGCATCAATCCGCGTGAACTGGCCGTCCAGATTGCGGATTTCACCGGACAGGATCCACGGCTGGAAAAACCGGAAATCGCCGGCCCCGGTTTCGTCAATTTCCGTTTCCGCCTGAGCGCCATCGAAGAACGCACCCAAGCCCTCTGGGACCACCCACGCACCGGACTCTCGACCACGCTCCACCCCAAGACCATCGTGGTCGACTACAGCGGCCCCAACGTGGCCAAGGAGATGCACGTCGGCCATATCCGCAGCACCATCCTCGGCGATGCCCTCTCCCGCATCCTCGCCGCGCGCGGGCACTTCGTCATCCGGGACAATCATCTCGGAGACTGGGGAACCCAGTTCGGCAAAATGATCCTGGGCTACAAAATGGCCGGCAAGCCCGCCCTCTCCCCCGAAAATGCCGTGGCCGACATGCAGCGCTTCTACCAGCAAACCCATGAGGCCTGCGAGAAAGACCCCCAGTTGCTGGAACGTGCACGCCAGGAACTGGCCCAGCTCCAGGATGGCGACCTGGAGAATGTCTCCATCTGGATGGAATTCCGCAAATTGTCCCAATCCGCCTTCGATGAAATTTATGCACGGCTGGGCGTGGAATTCGACCAGACGTTGGCGGAGAGTTTCTACAATCCATGGCTCAAAGAAGTGGTGCGGGACTTACTGGACAAAGGGGTGGCCCGCGAAAGCCAGGGTGCGGTCGGCGTGTTCCACGATCCAGCACAGCCGCGGGAAAAAAGCCCGTTCCTGGTCCGCAATAAAGAGGAGTGGACGGATGTCCCCATGCTCATCCAAAAAAAGGACGGGGCCGCATTGTATGCCACAACCGACCTGGCCACCGTTCGTTACCGGGCGGAAGAATGGAAGTCCGAAGCCATCCTCTACGTCACCGACGGACGCCAACAGCAGCACTTCAACCAGCTCTTCGATGTTTGCCGCCGCTGGGGCTACCGGGTCGAATTCCACCACGTCTGGTTCGGTGCCGTGCTCGGTGCCGACGGGAAACCGCTGAAAACCCGCGACGGCAATCCCATCCGCTTGCGCGACCTTCTGGATGAAGCCGAGCAGCGCGCTGCCGCCATCTTGCGGGAGAAACGACCCGGGGCAAGCGAGACGGACATCCGGGCTGCGGCGCGGATCATCGGTATTGGGTCGCTCAAATACGCTGATCTGAGCCAGAACCGCAACCTGGACTACGTCTTCGATTGGGACAAGCTGCTGGCTTTCGACGGCAACACGGCGCCGTATCTGCTCAACGCCTATGTCCGCACCCGTTCCATCCTCCGGAAGGCTGACGGGCCGAGCGGGAAACCGCGCTTCATACTCCGGGAAACCGTCGAATCCGATCTCGCCCGCCGGCTGCTGGCTTTCGAGGATGCCCTGGATTCGGTCGTCCAGGACCACCGGCCACATCTCCTGTGTGCCTATCTCTATGAAACCGCCGTGCTCTTCCACCGATTCTTCGAACACTGCCCGGTGCTGAAGGCGGAAAATGAGGAATTGAAACAGTCCCGGCTGGCACTGTGTGAGCTGACCGGGCGCGTGTTGCGCGAGGGGCTGGGCCTGCTTGGGATCGGGACACTGGAAGAAATGTAAGATCGCCCGCCAAGTCGCACACCCAATCCGATTGACTGGGCGACGGGTCTTCGGGAGGGCGAGGCTCCCGCCGAGCCAAGTTAAGGTCAGCATGCCACACGCGGCTCAGCAGGAGCTTCGCCCTCCCGTAAGGCGCTTTATCGCCTACTGAATGTGAAATGGTCTCACTTGATACGGGGGGCGTCCTTCCAAAGATTCTCCAAGTCGTAAAAGGCGCGCTTCTGTTCGTGCATGATGTGTACCAAGACATCGCCGTAATCGAGGACGATCCATTGGCTTCCAGAGCGCCCATCTCGGGCCAGCGGCTTCATCCCGGCTTTTTCCCTCAGCCCCTCCTCAACGGATTCGGCGATGGCTTTGAGGTGGGGTTCGGACTGGCCCGAGCAAACCATGAAGCACAAGGCAGGTCCCTCGATCTTCTCCAAGTCGAGCAGGACCGGATCGAGGGCTTTTTTTTCCAATGCCCATTCCCGGCAAAGGAGGGCGGTTTTTCGGGTGGAGGGGTTCATGGGCGATGGGGTTGGTTCTGGATATAACGCGCGACGGGGTCCGGCACCAGACCTTTGATCGGCAGACGACGGCGCAGCCGCTCGCGTATCCGGGTGGCAGATATGTCGTAACGCGAAGGCAGGATGTGAAGTGCCATCCCGCGGCGAGGCCGCGGCACTTCGGTCCGGGGAAAGACGGCGAAATGAACGACCGCCGCCAGACGATCGGGGTGCTTCCAGCGGGGCAGGGCCTCCCACTGGTCTGAGCCCATGATCCAGAACAACTCCGCCCCGGGATAAAGGCCGGAAAAGGCTTCCGCCGTCAGATAGGAATAACAGACCCCGGGACGATCCATGTCCCAGCGTGAAATTTCCGCCCATTTTTCACCCCGCAGCATGGCCTTGAGCATGCGAAGACGACCTGCGGCTGGGGTGGGGCGGGTGCCGGATTTGTGGGGAGAAAGCCTACAGGGCAGAAAAATCACCCGGTCGAGAGAGAGCGCTTCCAAGGCATCCCGGGCGGCAAGGTAGTGTCCCCAGTGCGGAGGATCAAAGGTTCCCCCAAACAGGCCGAGGCGGACCTTGGAGAAGGCAGACGTGTGCGCAGGCATGCGCTAAAAAATACTGCGGTCGACTTGGATGATGTCGTCCGGCAGCAAAGGCACATCTTTGGAGGGATCTTTGAGAACTTCCACCGCATTGATGAGCATGATTTCCTTGCCCCGCAGCAGCTTGACCGCCCGCTTGTTTGAATAGTCGGTGAATCCGCCACAGGTGGCGATCGCGCCCATGACGGTCAGGTCCTTTGCGTAGAAAATACGCTGGGGCGAGCGCACATCCCCGGTGACATTGATGAAGCGGGACTGCTGGCTTGTGACCGTGACGTTCGGGGTGGTGTAAAACCGGCCAAGTTTGTAGAGAGTTTCGATGCGTTCCTTGACCATGACAGTCGTCATGCCCGTGACTTTGATCCCGCCGATGTAGGGCAGGGAGATCGAGCCGCTTTCGTCCACCTTCATCTGCTGGACATAGGCTTCCTCGGCCGGCACACCACTGAGTTGGACTGAGAGCGAGTCCCCGACGCGGAGAAGATCGTTGCCCTCGGAGTCCTGGCCGACTGTAGGCGTGACGGTAGGGAAACTTGAGCTCGAGTCCCGGGATGCACCGCCGCCGAGCCCGGCGCAGCCAGAGAACAGCACCATCAGCAAAACCCAAGCGATACCAAGGGGAGGTTTCATGAGTATTAAAAATCTTCGTTAACCGTGCCACCGGGTGCGGGAGCAGGCGGGCTATCGCCGGAGGCTGGAGGCTCGACGGCGGAAGCTTGGTTCTTTTTGACCTTCTTCTCCAACTGCCGTTTGTTTTCTCTGGCCTTCTTCTTGGCCTCACCGCGTGATCCTGACTTGTAATAACCGTAGTAGCCGTAGTAGCTGGTGTAGTAATAGTAGGAATCGTCGCTCCGGAGGTGGACCTTGTTCAGGATAACCCCGCCGAAACGCCCCCCGACTTCTTCAACCACTTTCTTGGCCCGCCAGGAGATGTTTCGGGGATAGCGGCGGTGCTGGATGGCAAGCAAGGTGGTGTCGACTTCATGTACGATGACCGCGGCGTCCGAAATGCCCAGGATCGGGGGGGCGTCGAAGAGGATGACGTCGTAGTGCGGCTTGAGGGTCTCGACGACCTCCGACATCTTGGCCGGACTGAGCGCACCCATGCATTGGGGCGGCAGCTTGCCCGCGCTGATGACATGCAGGTTGGGGATCTCGGTGGCACGGATGTATTCATGCAGCGGGCCGTAGCCGAGGAGAAAGTCCGCCAGACCCTGGTCGTTGGAGATACCCAGGATCGAATTGAGGGAATGACGCCGGAAGTCGGTGTCCACAATCAGGGTGTTGATGCCGCTGTAGGCACAGACATAGGCCAGATTGAAGAGCGTGGTCGTCTTTCCCTCGCCGGGCCCCCCGCTGACGACGGTGAGGGTGTGGGCCCCATCCGGTTTGGCCTTGAGGTCGATTTTTGCACGTAAGATACGATAGGCTTCGGCATTGGGAGAATCCGGCCCCTCCAAGTTGAGGGCGCTGACCCCTTCGGGCACCACGCCCACCACGGTCGTGTTGAGGTAGCGTTCGACGTCGTCGAGCGACTTCACACTGGTGTCGAGGTATTCGATGAAGAAAGCCAGGGACACGCCCAGGACCAAACCGACCAGCGCGGCCAGGGAAATGTTGAGGGTGAGATTGGGGCGGATCGGTCGCAGATTTTCCTCGGCGGCGTTGACCAGGGTCACCGGACGGGAGGTGATCTGGGCATCGACCGATTCCTGCTTGTAACGGGCCACCAGCAGGGAATAGAGCGAGCTTTGTGTCTCCATCTCGCGAATGGCGTCCTCATAGGGAGCCAGCTTTTCGGAACGGTTGCTTCGGCTGTTGTCGCGCAGTTTCAACACCTCGGCCTCGACACCAGCCACCTTGGCCTCCGAGACACCCAGATCAATCTCGAGGGAGCGCTTCACCCCAACCAAAAGATCATCCAATTGGTTGCGCAGTTTTTTGATCTGGGCCAGGGTGGATTTGATCCTTGGGTGCTCCGATTCGAAGCCCTGCTTTTCCAAGGATTTCAAGTAGGTTTCGTTGGCGTAGAGGTTTTGCTTGGTTTGGGAAATGGTGCCATCTTCCAGACCGAGAGAAGCGATGACCGACTCCATTTCCTGGGGGCTGAGGTCCTTGATTTTATCCAAACGGACCTTGCGCGCCAGCACATCGGACTTCATCTCGCTGAGCATTGCCTCTTTGCGCTGGAGTTCCATGTCCTGCATGGTGGCGACATCGTTGGTGTTGGACATGCCGCCGGGTATATAAGAGTCGGGACCGAGTTCCTTGCGGAGTTTTTCGACTTTGGCCTTGGCCCGGTCGAATTCGGCCTTTTGCTTGTCCATTTCATTCTTGAGCGAGGACAGGCCGGACTCCGAACGTATTTGGATCTCCTCCAGCCGGTAGACCTCGTATTCGTCAGCGATCGTATTGGCGATGAGCTTGCAAAGGGCGGGGTCGGTGCTGTTAACGGCAATTTCGATCAGCTTGGTGTTGCGGTAGGGCTGAACTGCCAGCATACCCCTGCGGAGCATGACGTAAGTCTGGTCCTCCGTCATGAGTTGGTCACCGGTCATGCCGTTCATCTGCGAGAACTTGCGCTGGAGGTCGAGTCGCTTGATGATGCGGTTGAGGACTTTTTTGGATTGGATGAGCTCGAATTCCGTCTGGAAGAAAATGGCGTCGAAGCCCTGCATGCTCGCGCCAAAGACACTCATGTCCTTGTTCTCCATGTCGACCTTGATGACGGACGAGGAGGTGTAGATCTTCGGGAGGGTCTTGGTGTAGAAATAGGCCGTCGTGACCACGAGAACGAAGATGGTCAGGATGATGGGCCAGCGGTTTTTGACGACGCGCCAGTAATCACTGAAATGGAGATTTACCTCCGGGGTCTCGGCCATGTTTTATGTTCGCACCGGCACCACCGGTTGTAAAATAGATAAGTTCGGGACAGGAACGGGGAGCAGGAAGTTCCGGAAGGACGAAGCCGGGAATCAGTATTTGCCGGTGATCCCAAAATAGATCTGATTTCTCCAGTATTCCCGGGAGGCGTCATCAGAATCAACCCCCGATAGGGTGTATCCGACATTGGCGGAGAGGTAGTTGGTGATGGTGTAGCTCAAGCCAAGCGAGGTGGTATAGCTGGTTTCATCGATGGCATCCGAATTAACAGCGCCAAGAGCGCTGGATCGGTCCAGACTTTGAAATTGGCCACGGACGGAACCCGTTGCGGTTAGCTTGGGCGTGATGGCGTGCTGAATTTCCAAGGCCAGGGTGTGTCCGGTGCTGGTACCGGATTGGGCATCATCCGTCAGGTTGGTTGCGTAATTGTAGCTGGCACGGAGGCGGCTACCGGGCAGATAGGTCCAGGCCGTGCTGAGGTCCACGTAGGGGTTGGCCCCATCACTCAGCGCGGTATTGGCACGGTCGACGTATTCACCCCCGAATCGTCCGGTGATCAGCCAGTTGGTGAGGATGTAATGATCGGCCCCAACCGTCCCGCGGTAGACGTCGAAATCACGAGTACCCAAGATATTTCCATCCGTGTAATCGGTGGTGCTGTAATTGAAAGCCGCCACAGCAGTGGTGGTCGGCAAGACAGAAAACTGGAAATCCTGCCTCACACCGTGGGTCATCTGGTCGTTGACCAGATTGATGGAGGAGTCGTCATAGCGGTCAAGGGTATTGGAATAGCCGGTCACGGTCGAAAACCGGTCTGTCCATTTGGCGGTGCCATCGATGCTTGCACTGTTGGAGAAGCCATCACCAAGGAAGCGCTGAATGGCGGTGCCGGAGCGACCCTCAGCTTCCTGGGCGAAGCGGAACTGTTCGCGCAAATCTAACTGAAAGCGGTCGGAAAAATTGTGGCTCACACGGCCCGTGAAAAGTTGGTTGTAATCGAAATCATCGCCAGGACGGTCCCAGTAAAAGATAAGCCCGAAATCGGCGCCGAAGGAGATGGAAGTGTTTTCCATGGGGTAATTGAAAACCACGGAGGGATTGACGATGGTTTTCCATGATCCCTGCTCGTTGTTAGACGAGGTAAAAATGTTGTCGTCATATTCCTGCCTCAGACCCACTGAGATCGTGTAAGGCTTGCCAGAGCCCTCCACGCCCGCACGCAGATTCGCCTGGGCATTCGCCTCACACAGGTCGATCAGCAGCAAAACGAGCAGCGCGAAAAGAGCAGAAAGTCTGTTCATGGAGGTTTAGTATGGCGAAAGTTTCAAAATTCGTAAGTTACGATTGTGCAATTAAAGAATTTAAGTGACATGCACCTAATAAGTCAACCGGGAATTTATTCCACTTAAGTCTCAGAATCATAGCACTTAACAGTTCTTTTTAAGTCCAAAACCATAAGAAAAGATCAACGCCAGCGAATCTTGTCGGAGAAATACATGTAGTCGTCCTTGTTGGGCGGCAGGACGGTGACCTGGGGAAGAGGCAATTCACGGAAATCGGAGCGGCGGATCAGGGGCGCCCAATCACGGAACTCTCCGGTATTGACCTCGGAATAGAGTTTTTTCTCAGAGCTATACGGGGTCAAAAGCATGGCGGAGATTTTCACAGTGAAATCGTTCAACGCGAAGAAATCCTCGCGTTTCAGGGGCAACCATATCGTGGTCCGGTTGGAATACCAAGCCCCGGCCCAAGGGACATCCATGGCTTGGATTTCTTTTTCATCCAGCCATGAACCGACGAGGACAAAAACCGGCGGAAAGTACGGTGGGTAAGAGTATGGAGGCGCGGGTCGCTGGATCAACCTCACTCCCAGCGGGATAATCTGCAGGAGGCAAACCACGGCAAAGATCGGAATCACCAGAATGGTCGAGGGAAGCTGCAGCCTGTTGATCATGACAAAAAGAAAGGCCACGCCGTAGCCGGCCAACACGGGCAGAAAGACCAGGAGCAGGTTGAGATGAAGATGTTCTTCGACAGGGCGCAACTTGATGATGGCGGCATTGCAAAGAATCACGGCAGTGAGTGACGCCACCCAGAACCAGCGAGATTGTTGGCAATGGGATCTGCGGAAAACATGGATCAACCCGGCCAAGAAAAGACACGGAATCACAGCACCTCCAAAAAAGGCGGAAAAGTTCGTGGAAATGTTGGCCAACCCGAGGGCCAAAGCCCGAAGTAATGGCTTCAATCCGTAGGCCCGGGATGGATCTTCCCCAAAAACCCGCCAAATCGAGTCCCCAGGCATGGATCCGTTGTCGACAAAAATTTCGACCCAGGCAAAACCGAACGGATTTCCGGTCAGGTTGATGTTCCGGATGATCCAGGGTATACAGACAAGCACGGGCAGCACCAGGGCAATGGCCACCATGAGGTTGCGGCGCACAAAAACCAAGAAGGCGAAACCCACCATGGCCGGAACGAGCACGAGCATGGGGTAACTGGTCATACCCATGCCCGAAACGGCCAGCGCTGCCGTCGCCCACCATGCGGCCGCTGACGTCTGGGCATCGCTTTCCTCGGCAAGGAGGGATTCGTTGATGCAAAAACCCGCCAAGCACAACAGGAACATCAGAGGAGCAAGAGGTAGGCCGGAAATGGTCAGATCCCATACGAGATCGGAAGCAACGAGCAGACCGCAGGA from Candidatus Methylacidiphilales bacterium encodes:
- a CDS encoding outer membrane beta-barrel protein — encoded protein: MNRLSALFALLVLLLIDLCEANAQANLRAGVEGSGKPYTISVGLRQEYDDNIFTSSNNEQGSWKTIVNPSVVFNYPMENTSISFGADFGLIFYWDRPGDDFDYNQLFTGRVSHNFSDRFQLDLREQFRFAQEAEGRSGTAIQRFLGDGFSNSASIDGTAKWTDRFSTVTGYSNTLDRYDDSSINLVNDQMTHGVRQDFQFSVLPTTTAVAAFNYSTTDYTDGNILGTRDFDVYRGTVGADHYILTNWLITGRFGGEYVDRANTALSDGANPYVDLSTAWTYLPGSRLRASYNYATNLTDDAQSGTSTGHTLALEIQHAITPKLTATGSVRGQFQSLDRSSALGAVNSDAIDETSYTTSLGLSYTITNYLSANVGYTLSGVDSDDASREYWRNQIYFGITGKY
- a CDS encoding glycosyltransferase family 39 protein produces the protein MPGLQDIVYALEVGNLRRWILRLAVIILLAGLGIFYMVRQFNGLSEPMAMDLAQIGRQIALGHGFSTQFLRPMIIKENKEKKNLAIPSDIQRSPDVIHAPLYPYLLGGAFKLTGTDFSVKITELKDFSVYPPEKVIIFTNILFLVLAVVVFYLWMLRSFDDRVAIISCGLLVASDLVWDLTISGLPLAPLMFLLCLAGFCINESLLAEESDAQTSAAAWWATAALAVSGMGMTSYPMLVLVPAMVGFAFLVFVRRNLMVAIALVLPVLVCIPWIIRNINLTGNPFGFAWVEIFVDNGSMPGDSIWRVFGEDPSRAYGLKPLLRALALGLANISTNFSAFFGGAVIPCLFLAGLIHVFRRSHCQQSRWFWVASLTAVILCNAAIIKLRPVEEHLHLNLLLVFLPVLAGYGVAFLFVMINRLQLPSTILVIPIFAVVCLLQIIPLGVRLIQRPAPPYSYPPYFPPVFVLVGSWLDEKEIQAMDVPWAGAWYSNRTTIWLPLKREDFFALNDFTVKISAMLLTPYSSEKKLYSEVNTGEFRDWAPLIRRSDFRELPLPQVTVLPPNKDDYMYFSDKIRWR